In the genome of Xanthocytophaga agilis, one region contains:
- a CDS encoding TolC family protein, which translates to MVRLWFLLVSSFVCLAGQAQQTITLEQCYTSARETYPLVSQKTLQEQIGHLNVKNIQTNRYLPQLAINGQASWQNEVTQLPIHIPNIEITPLSKDQYKLTLDANYILFDGSTASAQTQLQRASVVVEQQKIEVELNKLKDQVNVYYLNALLLDENIALTKVLQEDLKARMDKLSAGVKYGTSIQSNVDVLQAEYLKADQRLIEMEASRKGFRDMLALLTGLSIDQNTTLQMPQTAIVSQEIKRPESQLFNYQKTIFESQTRLINSKSTPRISAFIQTGYGRPALNFLSNEFKGLFIGGIRLNWNLSSLYTMKNEKSVLRLNQQLIDSQKGVFDKNLTIQLRQQQTEIDKLRGLITKDNELVALRIRIKTTSAAQLENGVATASDYVNDLNAENQAKLNQKIHEFQLLMAQITYRTVTGN; encoded by the coding sequence ATGGTAAGACTCTGGTTTTTGTTAGTAAGCAGCTTTGTCTGTTTGGCTGGCCAGGCTCAGCAAACAATCACGTTGGAACAATGTTACACCTCTGCTCGTGAAACGTATCCATTAGTCAGTCAGAAAACTTTGCAGGAACAGATAGGCCACCTGAATGTGAAGAACATTCAAACTAATCGCTATCTACCTCAACTAGCTATCAATGGACAGGCTAGCTGGCAGAATGAAGTGACACAACTGCCCATTCATATACCTAATATTGAAATCACCCCTCTCAGCAAAGATCAATATAAACTGACACTTGATGCGAACTATATATTATTTGATGGGAGTACCGCTTCTGCCCAGACCCAACTTCAACGGGCAAGTGTAGTGGTAGAGCAGCAGAAAATAGAGGTAGAGCTAAACAAACTAAAAGATCAGGTAAATGTCTACTATCTCAATGCATTGTTGCTTGATGAGAATATTGCCTTGACAAAAGTTCTTCAGGAAGATCTAAAGGCTCGTATGGATAAACTTTCCGCAGGTGTAAAGTATGGTACCAGTATCCAAAGTAATGTAGATGTGTTGCAGGCAGAATACCTGAAAGCAGACCAGCGACTCATTGAAATGGAGGCTTCACGAAAGGGATTCCGGGATATGCTGGCATTGCTCACAGGACTTTCTATAGATCAGAATACCACATTACAGATGCCGCAGACAGCTATAGTTTCGCAAGAAATCAAACGTCCCGAAAGCCAATTGTTTAACTATCAGAAGACCATATTTGAGTCTCAGACTCGCCTAATCAACAGTAAGAGTACCCCACGTATCAGTGCTTTCATTCAAACAGGTTATGGCCGTCCTGCACTTAACTTTCTCAGCAATGAGTTCAAAGGCTTATTTATAGGAGGTATCCGGCTCAACTGGAATCTATCCAGTTTGTATACAATGAAAAATGAAAAGTCTGTGCTGAGACTGAACCAGCAGCTGATCGATAGCCAGAAAGGTGTTTTTGATAAAAACCTGACTATACAGCTTCGTCAGCAGCAGACTGAGATTGACAAGCTACGAGGCCTGATTACCAAAGATAATGAACTGGTTGCTTTACGAATCCGCATCAAAACAACTTCTGCTGCTCAGCTTGAAAATGGTGTGGCTACTGCCAGTGATTATGTTAATGATCTAAATGCTGAAAATCAGGCGAAACTAAATCAGAAAATACATGAATTTCAATTGCTGATGGCTCAGATTACCTATCGAACTGTCACTGGAAATTAA
- a CDS encoding HlyD family secretion protein, with translation MKRILLIFLMVAINSCNKSADISDAYGNFEAVETIVSAEATGELTSFAVEEGQSLEAGKQVGQIDTVQLSLRKAQLEASLNAIASKTPNIASQLSYFEKQISVSQQQLDYLQKEKARTQNLIASNAAPTKQLDDINNQIEAAQKQIALIRQQREAQFSALSTQKSGITSEALPMQKQIEQTEDQIRKSTILNPSAGTVTVKLAEPHEIVSYGKPLYKIADLNTIILRAYVSGDQLVNVKVGQQVKVLVDAPDDTYKEYAGTVSWISSKAEFTPKVIQTKEERVNLVYAMKILVKNDGGLKIGMPGEVRFAAK, from the coding sequence ATGAAACGGATTCTTCTCATATTTCTAATGGTTGCAATTAATTCCTGCAATAAGAGTGCGGATATATCGGATGCATATGGCAATTTTGAAGCTGTTGAAACTATTGTCTCAGCAGAAGCTACCGGAGAACTTACTTCTTTCGCTGTAGAGGAAGGTCAGTCGCTTGAAGCGGGCAAGCAGGTGGGTCAGATTGACACTGTACAACTTTCTTTGCGAAAAGCGCAACTGGAAGCAAGTCTGAATGCTATTGCCAGTAAAACGCCAAACATTGCTTCTCAGTTATCGTATTTTGAAAAACAGATCAGTGTATCTCAGCAACAACTGGATTATCTGCAAAAAGAAAAAGCTCGAACACAAAATCTGATTGCCAGCAATGCAGCACCTACCAAACAACTGGATGATATTAACAATCAGATCGAAGCTGCTCAGAAGCAGATCGCATTGATTCGTCAACAACGGGAGGCACAATTTTCAGCCCTTTCTACTCAGAAGAGTGGTATCACATCCGAAGCACTACCCATGCAAAAGCAGATAGAGCAAACCGAAGATCAGATTCGAAAGTCGACTATTCTGAATCCCTCAGCCGGAACAGTTACCGTAAAACTGGCAGAACCACATGAAATCGTTAGTTATGGAAAACCTTTATACAAGATTGCAGACCTGAATACCATTATCCTCAGAGCCTATGTAAGCGGTGATCAGCTGGTCAATGTCAAAGTAGGGCAGCAGGTAAAGGTGTTGGTTGATGCTCCTGATGATACCTATAAAGAGTATGCAGGTACAGTTTCCTGGATATCCAGTAAAGCGGAGTTTACTCCCAAAGTTATCCAGACAAAAGAAGAACGGGTAAACCTGGTCTATGCGATGAAAATCCTTGTAAAAAATGACGGCGGTCTGAAGATTGGCATGCCCGGCGAAGTGAGGTTTGCTGCAAAATAA
- a CDS encoding ABC transporter ATP-binding protein, which yields MNAIIVDNISKAYGNIQAVSNVSFEVREGELFGLIGPDGAGKTTLFKMLVTLLFPDQGRAVVNGKDIVKDFLQLRTQVGYMPGKFSLYQDLTIEENLDFFATVFGTSIQENYDLIKDIYVQIEPFKTRRAGKLSGGMKQKLALCCALIHKPEVLFLDEPTTGVDAVSRKEFWDMLKSLKQRGLTILVSTPYMDEAGLCDRIALMQGGKILAVDTPQDITKLFQRPLFAVKAAETFRLIQDLRNASFTHSCYAFGEYLHLALEHETTSRDIEAYLASHNHRQIDIKRIDPGIEDCFMDLISQTSVPAQS from the coding sequence ATGAATGCTATCATAGTAGATAATATTAGTAAAGCGTATGGCAACATCCAGGCTGTCAGTAATGTATCTTTTGAAGTCAGAGAAGGAGAGTTGTTTGGACTGATTGGGCCTGATGGCGCAGGGAAGACAACCCTATTTAAAATGCTGGTTACGCTCTTATTTCCGGATCAGGGGAGAGCAGTGGTTAATGGAAAAGACATTGTCAAAGACTTTCTGCAATTGCGTACTCAGGTAGGGTACATGCCTGGAAAATTTTCCCTATATCAGGATCTGACCATTGAAGAGAATCTGGACTTCTTTGCTACTGTCTTTGGAACATCTATTCAAGAAAACTATGATCTGATTAAAGATATTTATGTACAGATAGAGCCCTTTAAAACAAGGCGTGCTGGCAAGTTGTCTGGTGGGATGAAGCAAAAGCTGGCGTTGTGTTGTGCTCTGATTCACAAACCAGAAGTATTGTTTCTGGACGAACCCACTACAGGAGTGGATGCTGTGTCCAGAAAGGAGTTCTGGGATATGCTGAAAAGCCTGAAACAACGGGGACTAACAATTCTGGTTTCAACACCCTATATGGATGAAGCTGGTTTGTGTGACCGGATCGCTTTAATGCAGGGAGGAAAGATTCTCGCAGTAGATACTCCACAAGACATAACTAAACTTTTTCAACGGCCCTTATTTGCTGTAAAAGCAGCTGAAACCTTCCGTTTGATTCAGGATTTGCGCAACGCATCTTTTACCCATTCCTGTTATGCATTTGGCGAATACCTACATCTGGCATTAGAACATGAAACAACTTCTAGAGATATCGAAGCCTACCTGGCCTCTCATAATCATAGACAGATTGATATTAAGCGCATTGATCCAGGTATTGAAGACTGTTTTATGGATTTAATAAGTCAGACAAGTGTACCTGCACAATCTTAA
- a CDS encoding ABC transporter ATP-binding protein codes for MKAVITNRLTKKFGDFIATNAITFEVEEGEIFGFLGANGAGKTTAMRMLCGLLTPSSGEAQVAGFDVYTHTEKIKQNIGYMSQKFSLYEDLTIRENIKFYGGIYGLRLSDIKDKTAGILEKLQLQKVADALTASLPLGWKQKLAFSVAMLHQPKVVFLDEPTGGVDPITRRQFWEMIYEAAARGTTIFVTTHYMDEAEYCNRVSIMVDGKIQALDTPKGLKETYQVDSMDGVFQILARGTSTK; via the coding sequence ATGAAGGCTGTAATTACCAATAGGCTCACGAAAAAGTTTGGCGATTTCATTGCTACCAATGCGATAACTTTTGAAGTAGAGGAAGGAGAGATATTTGGGTTTCTGGGAGCAAATGGAGCAGGCAAGACTACAGCTATGCGTATGCTGTGCGGGTTGTTAACTCCTAGTTCGGGAGAGGCTCAGGTTGCAGGTTTTGATGTTTATACACATACAGAGAAAATAAAACAGAATATTGGGTATATGAGCCAGAAGTTTTCCCTATATGAAGACCTGACCATTCGGGAAAATATCAAGTTCTATGGTGGAATATATGGATTGCGTTTATCTGATATCAAAGACAAAACAGCTGGTATTCTGGAAAAGCTGCAATTACAAAAGGTGGCCGATGCTTTAACAGCTTCATTACCTCTGGGATGGAAGCAGAAACTGGCTTTTTCGGTTGCTATGTTGCATCAGCCCAAAGTTGTCTTTCTCGATGAACCTACTGGTGGTGTTGATCCCATTACCCGAAGGCAGTTCTGGGAGATGATCTATGAAGCTGCTGCCAGGGGCACAACCATCTTTGTGACAACCCATTATATGGACGAGGCTGAATATTGTAATCGGGTTTCTATTATGGTAGATGGCAAGATACAGGCACTAGACACACCCAAAGGCTTAAAAGAAACTTATCAGGTCGATTCTATGGATGGAGTTTTTCAGATTCTGGCTCGTGGTACATCAACCAAATAA
- a CDS encoding ABC transporter permease gives MKRFLAFVKKEFFHILRDRRTLLILFGLPFVQVLLFGFALSNEIKNANIAILDNDKSLHTQQITARLLSSGYFQVYQNLSSYKEIDQTFRKGVIKMVVVFPAQFSYDYEHGRTAQIQIIADASEQNTAISLTNYASAIIQGYTTSVAGSIAPMYIDVNTQMVFNPELKGAFVFVPGVMTLVLLLVSAMMTSVTIAREKEMGTMEVLFVSPLSQWQIILGKVIPYLALSFVNGCVILILGVFLLELPMNGNLLLLLLETLLFIFLALSIGVFISSLTDSQLVAMFASMVIMLLPTIFLSGFIFPIESMPKGLQVISNIIPAKYFIRIVKNIMIKGIGVRAIALDTLILAVMALFFIGLSIRNLKTHLA, from the coding sequence ATGAAACGATTTCTCGCATTTGTTAAAAAGGAGTTTTTCCATATTCTGCGTGACAGGCGTACCTTGCTGATCCTGTTTGGGTTGCCATTTGTTCAGGTACTATTGTTTGGTTTTGCACTAAGCAATGAGATTAAAAATGCCAACATCGCTATTCTGGACAATGATAAGAGCTTACACACACAACAGATTACTGCTCGATTACTCTCTTCCGGATACTTTCAGGTATATCAGAATTTATCTTCTTATAAGGAAATAGATCAGACCTTCCGAAAAGGAGTAATTAAGATGGTGGTAGTATTTCCTGCTCAGTTTAGTTATGACTATGAACATGGTCGTACTGCCCAGATACAGATAATCGCTGATGCCTCAGAGCAGAATACGGCTATCTCACTCACCAACTATGCCTCTGCTATTATTCAGGGCTATACAACCTCTGTAGCAGGGTCGATTGCTCCGATGTATATTGATGTCAATACCCAAATGGTTTTCAATCCGGAACTAAAGGGAGCTTTTGTCTTTGTGCCTGGTGTGATGACATTGGTATTGTTGCTGGTTTCTGCTATGATGACTTCTGTGACAATAGCCCGTGAAAAGGAAATGGGAACCATGGAAGTATTATTTGTTTCTCCTCTGAGTCAATGGCAGATTATTTTAGGGAAAGTGATTCCTTATCTGGCATTGTCCTTTGTAAATGGTTGTGTGATACTGATTCTAGGCGTGTTTTTGCTGGAATTGCCTATGAATGGCAATCTCCTGTTGTTATTACTGGAGACCTTGCTCTTTATTTTTCTTGCACTCTCCATTGGTGTATTTATTTCTTCTTTGACAGATTCGCAACTGGTAGCCATGTTTGCGTCAATGGTGATTATGCTTCTGCCAACGATTTTCCTTTCGGGATTTATATTTCCAATAGAAAGTATGCCCAAGGGACTACAAGTGATATCGAATATCATACCCGCAAAATATTTTATAAGGATTGTCAAAAATATCATGATCAAAGGAATCGGGGTAAGGGCTATAGCATTGGATACATTGATATTGGCTGTAATGGCTTTGTTCTTTATTGGTTTGAGTATTCGTAATCTGAAAACACATCTTGCATAA
- a CDS encoding ABC transporter permease, with translation MRKILFIVEKEFKQIFRNVVLLRMMMIAPVMQLVLLSLAANFEVKNLKIAVVDQDHSTFSRRLVSKFQYIDNFKLTGFSPSYKLAEEQLLLDKIDIVLVIPAHFERDLYRDNRSGVQLMVNAIDGSKAGIASGYASTIIQDFNGDIRIENVPVRKGEVQQVDIVNQYWYNPRLEYRTFMVPGILFELLLLVGGLIAALNIVREKEMGTMEQLNVTPIQKYEFILGKLIPFVVIGLVQFTLGLIVAKFIFRVPMEGSLLLLYVFALLFLILCVGLGLLISTISDTMQQAMFVAFFMLVLFILLSGLFSPTENMPQWAQWLDTINPLKYIIEVARNTMLKGSTFADVRSHFFALLAIALAINGLAIWRYRKTV, from the coding sequence ATGAGAAAGATACTCTTTATCGTTGAAAAGGAGTTCAAACAGATTTTTCGGAATGTGGTGTTACTCCGTATGATGATGATTGCTCCTGTTATGCAACTGGTATTATTATCATTGGCGGCTAACTTTGAAGTTAAGAATCTGAAAATTGCTGTGGTAGATCAGGATCATTCTACCTTTTCCAGACGGCTGGTAAGTAAATTTCAGTATATTGACAATTTTAAACTGACAGGTTTTTCTCCCAGTTATAAGCTAGCAGAAGAACAGCTATTGCTTGATAAGATAGATATTGTACTGGTTATTCCAGCTCATTTTGAACGGGACTTGTATCGCGACAACCGATCTGGTGTACAGTTAATGGTAAATGCCATTGATGGTTCTAAAGCTGGTATTGCCAGTGGATATGCTTCAACCATTATTCAGGACTTTAATGGAGATATCAGAATTGAAAATGTTCCCGTGCGTAAGGGTGAGGTACAACAGGTAGATATTGTCAATCAGTACTGGTATAATCCCCGATTGGAATACCGTACGTTTATGGTGCCTGGAATTTTGTTTGAGTTACTATTACTGGTAGGAGGGTTAATTGCGGCCTTGAATATCGTACGTGAGAAAGAAATGGGAACCATGGAACAACTCAATGTCACACCAATTCAGAAGTATGAATTTATACTGGGTAAACTGATTCCGTTTGTAGTCATTGGATTAGTGCAGTTTACATTAGGTCTGATTGTAGCAAAGTTTATCTTTCGTGTGCCAATGGAAGGAAGCTTGTTATTGCTATATGTGTTTGCACTACTCTTTCTGATCTTATGTGTAGGGTTAGGATTGTTGATTTCTACTATTTCTGATACCATGCAGCAGGCCATGTTTGTTGCCTTTTTTATGCTGGTACTGTTTATCCTGCTTAGTGGATTGTTTTCACCCACCGAAAATATGCCTCAGTGGGCACAATGGCTGGATACGATTAATCCATTAAAGTATATCATAGAAGTAGCCCGAAATACCATGCTCAAAGGCAGCACCTTTGCCGATGTTCGGTCACATTTCTTTGCTTTACTAGCAATTGCACTGGCAATAAATGGTTTGGCTATCTGGCGCTATCGTAAGACTGTATAA
- a CDS encoding TlpA disulfide reductase family protein has product MNLLRIIKHPAFEWTLLLGIPAILYLTGWHTETIGGLQRMILATGIIKADTEQNQTDSSPDADYNVNLQTLDGKDISLKELKGKVIFMNIWATWCPPCIAEMPGIQKLYEQVKSEDIAFVMISVDENPAKAQKFIKRKEYTFPVYQLTSKAIPQMYASESIPVTFVISASGKLVLKHSGMADYNSDAFRDFLRSQVSK; this is encoded by the coding sequence ATGAACCTCCTCCGCATTATCAAACACCCTGCCTTTGAATGGACACTCTTGCTGGGTATACCGGCAATATTATATTTAACTGGCTGGCATACAGAAACCATAGGAGGTTTACAACGAATGATTCTGGCAACAGGTATCATCAAAGCGGATACCGAGCAAAACCAGACAGACTCTTCTCCGGATGCAGACTATAATGTAAATCTTCAAACGCTTGATGGTAAGGATATATCACTGAAAGAGTTGAAGGGGAAAGTAATCTTTATGAATATCTGGGCAACCTGGTGCCCTCCCTGTATTGCAGAGATGCCAGGTATTCAAAAACTATATGAGCAGGTTAAATCTGAGGATATAGCTTTTGTGATGATCTCCGTAGATGAAAATCCAGCTAAAGCGCAAAAGTTTATCAAACGTAAGGAATACACTTTTCCAGTCTATCAGCTTACCAGCAAGGCTATCCCACAGATGTATGCCTCCGAATCCATCCCTGTTACTTTTGTGATTAGTGCCAGTGGTAAGCTAGTTCTGAAACATTCTGGAATGGCCGATTATAATTCGGATGCATTCAGAGACTTTTTGCGTAGCCAGGTTTCTAAATAA
- a CDS encoding DUF4920 domain-containing protein, protein MKKFVFAALTCLSGMVVQAQEKSATFGESFTPQNVIPVNQLAQAVEGKDSAFVQTEGIVKEVCQNKGCWMRVDAGNGQEMLVRFKNYAFFVPKDAAGKKVILKGKAFEQKTSVAELRHYAEDAGKSKKEIAKIKKPEKSVRFVADGVILE, encoded by the coding sequence ATGAAAAAGTTCGTATTTGCCGCTTTGACATGCCTGTCAGGAATGGTGGTACAGGCTCAGGAGAAGTCTGCTACCTTTGGTGAATCTTTTACCCCTCAGAACGTAATTCCTGTTAACCAGCTTGCCCAGGCTGTAGAAGGGAAGGACTCCGCTTTTGTCCAGACAGAAGGAATTGTAAAAGAAGTGTGTCAGAACAAAGGTTGCTGGATGCGTGTAGATGCAGGAAACGGACAGGAAATGCTGGTGCGTTTTAAAAATTATGCGTTTTTTGTTCCTAAAGATGCTGCCGGGAAAAAGGTGATTTTGAAGGGAAAAGCATTTGAACAGAAAACCTCTGTGGCTGAGTTACGTCATTATGCTGAAGATGCAGGAAAGTCTAAAAAGGAGATAGCTAAAATCAAAAAGCCAGAAAAGTCTGTACGTTTTGTAGCAGATGGAGTGATTCTGGAATAA
- a CDS encoding TIGR02757 family protein, which produces MQVDLQSFLDEKVAEYNRPAFITNDPISIPHRYTTKQDIEITGLFAAVLAWGQRKTIINKCLELMRLMDDTPYEFIRNHQETDLKRFLSFKHRTFNATDTLYFIEFLRQFYQQHDSLEDAFARFITDQDKTTEKALIGFRNLFFSLEFAPARTSKHISTPAAKSACKRLNMFLRWMVRTDDKGVDFGIWKRIQPSQLVCPCDVHVERVARHLKLIQRPQLDWQTAVELTQKLSQFDANDPVKYDFALFGLGVEGVL; this is translated from the coding sequence TTGCAAGTTGATTTACAATCTTTTCTGGATGAGAAGGTCGCTGAATATAACCGACCTGCGTTTATCACCAATGATCCGATTAGCATTCCCCATCGCTATACAACCAAACAAGACATTGAAATTACAGGTTTGTTTGCCGCGGTATTAGCCTGGGGACAACGCAAAACCATTATCAATAAGTGTCTGGAGTTAATGCGTCTAATGGATGATACACCATATGAATTTATCCGCAATCATCAGGAGACTGACCTAAAACGTTTTCTGTCATTCAAACACCGGACCTTCAATGCAACAGATACACTCTATTTTATTGAATTCCTCCGACAGTTTTATCAGCAGCATGATTCATTGGAAGATGCATTTGCCCGTTTTATTACAGATCAGGACAAAACTACAGAAAAAGCATTGATTGGTTTTCGCAACCTGTTTTTCAGTCTGGAGTTTGCACCTGCCCGAACAAGTAAACATATATCTACTCCTGCTGCAAAATCAGCCTGTAAACGACTGAATATGTTTTTGCGCTGGATGGTCAGAACAGATGATAAAGGCGTTGACTTTGGTATCTGGAAACGCATACAACCTTCTCAACTGGTTTGTCCCTGTGATGTACATGTTGAACGTGTAGCCAGACATTTAAAACTCATTCAACGTCCGCAACTAGACTGGCAGACTGCCGTAGAACTCACACAAAAGCTTTCTCAGTTTGATGCCAATGATCCGGTCAAATACGACTTTGCCTTGTTTGGTTTGGGTGTAGAAGGCGTTTTATAA
- a CDS encoding glutamine--tRNA ligase/YqeY domain fusion protein: MIEEKKESTEKSLNFIEVIVEEDIKSQKHAGRVHTRFPPEPNGYLHIGHAKSICLNFGLADRYNGKTNLRFDDTNPVTEETEYVESIKNDVRWLGFEWENEFYASDYFDQLYEYAVKLIQKGLAYVDEQTSEQMAAQKGTPTEPGKESPFRNRSVEENLDLFQRMRKGEFPEGSRVLRAKVDMASPNMLLRDPIIYRIKFAHHHRTGDKWCIYPMYDFAHGQSDSIEHITHSICTLEFIHHRPLYDWFIEKLEIFPSQQIEFARLNLTYTVMSKRKLLQLVNEKFVTGWDDPRMPTISGLRRRGYTPASVRAFAEKIGVAKRDNLIDVSLLEFCVREDLNKIATRVMAVLDPLKVIITNYPEGQTEELHAENNPEDAEAGHRTVPFSRELYIEKEDFMENPPKKYFRLFPGGMVRLKHAYIIRCDEVIKDANGEVTELHCTYIPESKSGSDTSGINVKGTLHWVSVPHAVEAEVRLYDRLFTVEDLAAEERDFKELINPDSLQVIEKVYVEPWLKQATTKDHFQFIRKGYFNLDTDSTSEKLIFNRTVTLKDTWTKTQDKK, translated from the coding sequence ATGATTGAAGAAAAGAAAGAATCGACGGAGAAGTCGTTGAATTTTATTGAAGTTATTGTTGAAGAAGATATAAAGAGCCAAAAACATGCTGGTCGGGTGCATACCCGTTTCCCTCCGGAGCCAAACGGCTATTTGCATATTGGGCATGCAAAATCCATTTGTCTGAACTTTGGACTGGCTGATCGGTATAACGGAAAAACCAATTTGCGTTTTGACGATACTAATCCAGTAACTGAAGAAACAGAATATGTAGAGTCTATTAAGAACGATGTCAGATGGTTGGGTTTTGAATGGGAAAATGAATTTTATGCTTCTGATTATTTTGATCAGTTATATGAGTATGCTGTAAAGCTGATCCAAAAAGGATTGGCCTATGTAGATGAGCAGACTTCTGAGCAAATGGCTGCTCAGAAAGGAACACCTACAGAGCCTGGAAAAGAAAGTCCATTCCGGAACCGGTCTGTAGAAGAGAATCTGGATTTGTTTCAACGCATGCGCAAAGGAGAGTTTCCGGAAGGAAGCCGGGTATTGCGTGCCAAAGTAGATATGGCATCCCCTAATATGTTGCTACGTGATCCAATCATTTACCGAATCAAATTTGCCCATCATCACCGTACCGGAGATAAATGGTGTATTTATCCGATGTATGACTTTGCCCATGGACAATCAGATTCTATTGAGCATATTACACACTCAATCTGTACACTGGAGTTTATACACCATCGCCCACTGTACGACTGGTTTATTGAGAAACTGGAGATATTTCCATCACAACAAATTGAATTTGCCCGTTTGAATCTGACCTATACAGTGATGAGCAAGCGGAAACTATTGCAACTGGTAAATGAAAAATTCGTTACCGGATGGGATGATCCCCGAATGCCAACGATTTCCGGTTTACGCAGACGTGGGTATACACCTGCTTCTGTTCGTGCCTTTGCGGAGAAAATAGGGGTTGCCAAACGTGATAACCTGATTGATGTATCTCTGTTGGAGTTCTGTGTTCGGGAAGATCTCAATAAGATTGCTACCCGGGTAATGGCGGTGTTAGATCCTTTGAAAGTAATAATTACCAACTATCCGGAAGGACAAACAGAAGAGCTACACGCAGAGAATAATCCGGAGGATGCAGAAGCTGGACACCGGACTGTTCCGTTTTCACGAGAATTGTATATCGAGAAGGAGGATTTCATGGAGAATCCGCCTAAGAAATACTTCCGTTTGTTTCCAGGAGGTATGGTTCGGTTGAAACATGCTTATATCATTCGTTGCGACGAGGTGATTAAAGATGCCAATGGAGAAGTTACTGAGCTGCATTGTACGTATATTCCAGAAAGCAAAAGTGGTTCAGATACATCCGGAATCAATGTAAAAGGAACTTTGCATTGGGTATCAGTGCCTCATGCGGTAGAAGCCGAAGTGCGTTTGTATGATCGGTTGTTTACAGTAGAAGATCTGGCAGCAGAGGAAAGAGACTTTAAAGAATTAATCAATCCTGATTCTCTGCAGGTGATTGAGAAGGTATATGTAGAACCTTGGTTAAAACAAGCTACTACCAAAGATCACTTCCAGTTTATCCGAAAAGGATATTTCAATCTGGATACAGATAGCACTTCTGAAAAACTGATCTTTAACCGGACTGTTACGCTGAAAGATACCTGGACAAAGACACAGGACAAAAAATAG